The following are encoded in a window of Candidatus Dojkabacteria bacterium genomic DNA:
- a CDS encoding oligosaccharide flippase family protein, giving the protein MFKKISKNIIVLLFANGFYFLFSFLAAQAMNHALMPAELGIFNLVTFYLLLIQNISDLGQNSITARDISQKPKNRATYFWNSLYLRLLIFAFAFCIVLIITPFIHNYVGFASGLLMGPVLVLMGLLKAPIDVLQQVDNNLSAKAISEVAVAGVKYVLFFIIVRYFTYTSTTFIIATSLAAIVWFFVDFIIYKTHIPPFIKPDKIIISKLLKQSILIGIVITLHYLTHELNKAILDITSNAYEVGIYSAAQKILTLATVIPGLIMTPIFPEIARNIKKIQNLKKIFLYAIIVLSILGLGISLAIYIFSNPIIDFINGSEYMESVIPLRVITLGIPFVFWQHLWGYTLISFNKAKIYLVFSVTSIIVNIFVGTILCQLFGATGASVTFVIAEGIVSIASAYYVIKKLVYKSP; this is encoded by the coding sequence GTGTTCAAGAAAATATCAAAAAATATTATCGTTTTACTCTTTGCAAACGGATTTTATTTTTTGTTTTCGTTTTTAGCTGCACAGGCAATGAATCATGCATTAATGCCTGCCGAGCTTGGAATTTTTAATCTTGTAACCTTTTATCTTCTTTTGATTCAAAACATATCAGATCTTGGTCAAAATTCGATAACAGCAAGAGATATTAGTCAAAAGCCCAAGAACCGTGCAACGTATTTCTGGAACTCATTATACTTAAGATTGTTAATTTTTGCTTTCGCATTTTGCATTGTACTTATCATCACTCCTTTTATTCACAATTATGTTGGATTTGCATCAGGGCTTTTAATGGGCCCGGTATTAGTTTTGATGGGTCTTTTAAAAGCACCAATTGACGTGCTTCAACAGGTTGATAACAATCTTTCCGCAAAAGCAATCTCCGAGGTGGCAGTTGCCGGAGTTAAATATGTTCTGTTTTTTATAATTGTACGTTATTTTACTTATACATCCACCACTTTTATTATTGCAACATCGTTAGCGGCAATAGTATGGTTTTTTGTCGATTTTATTATTTACAAAACCCATATTCCACCTTTCATAAAACCGGACAAAATAATTATTAGCAAGCTACTAAAACAATCTATCCTTATTGGGATTGTAATTACTTTGCACTATTTAACACACGAACTTAATAAAGCAATTCTTGATATAACCAGCAATGCCTACGAGGTTGGGATCTATTCTGCAGCACAAAAAATTCTTACACTGGCAACAGTTATTCCGGGACTAATTATGACACCAATATTTCCGGAAATCGCAAGAAACATAAAAAAGATCCAAAACCTTAAAAAAATATTTTTATATGCAATAATTGTATTAAGTATTCTAGGCCTGGGAATAAGTTTGGCCATCTATATTTTCTCCAACCCCATAATAGACTTTATAAACGGATCGGAATATATGGAGAGTGTAATACCACTAAGAGTAATAACATTAGGAATCCCATTCGTATTTTGGCAGCATCTTTGGGGTTACACACTAATCTCATTTAATAAAGCCAAGATTTATCTTGTATTTTCAGTCACGTCCATTATTGTAAATATATTTGTCGGAACTATTTTGTGTCAGCTATTTGGAGCAACCGGAGCGAGTGTAACCTTTGTAATAGCAGAAGGAATAGTATCAATAGCATCGGCCTACTACGTTATAAAGAAACTTGTTTATAAAAGTCCGTAA
- a CDS encoding YibE/F family protein, which translates to MKKTLSIVFLAIIFWTGFANVIVASNVESSLNEETLSEAEVSSNTSVVETLEGKVISIIDQQETEDGFSQTLEIEITKGSQKGDTVTVENSSTVSLTSVRYKISDKIQLEYNELNGQSYYFIVGYVRRGTVILLTLIFVAFVVIIGGLTGVRSIISLVLSFVIIFSYTLPQIYNGKDPLFVSIITAVLCIPITFYVAHGFKRKTTVAVISTIVTLVLTVILAQLFISATHLTGLGTEDAALLLTFKGGDIDVKSLIIAGIVISVIGVIDDIAIAQVGFVESIKKSNPKIKTEELYKQSIQMGRDHIASMINTLVLVYAGGSLSTLLLIIDNPKPISEFINYEFLVDQIVRTLVGSLGLVIGVPITTFAAMVAYDDNIPKEKNEAGF; encoded by the coding sequence ATGAAAAAAACTTTGTCGATTGTGTTTCTTGCTATTATTTTCTGGACAGGATTTGCCAATGTTATAGTTGCATCAAATGTAGAATCTTCCTTAAATGAGGAAACCTTATCCGAGGCGGAGGTTTCTTCAAATACTTCTGTTGTTGAAACGCTTGAAGGCAAGGTGATATCAATCATTGATCAACAGGAAACAGAGGATGGTTTCTCTCAAACCCTTGAAATCGAGATAACGAAGGGTTCACAAAAAGGCGATACTGTAACCGTTGAAAATAGTAGTACGGTTTCTTTAACTTCTGTTCGATACAAAATTTCCGATAAAATCCAACTTGAATATAATGAACTTAATGGTCAGTCATATTATTTTATTGTTGGTTATGTTAGAAGAGGCACGGTAATACTTCTAACCCTGATTTTTGTCGCATTTGTAGTTATTATCGGCGGTTTAACCGGAGTCAGGTCGATAATCTCTCTCGTTTTAAGTTTTGTTATTATATTTAGTTATACGCTTCCGCAGATTTATAATGGCAAAGATCCTTTGTTTGTTTCAATAATTACTGCGGTTCTATGTATTCCCATAACGTTTTATGTTGCACACGGCTTTAAAAGGAAAACAACAGTTGCTGTTATAAGTACTATCGTAACATTAGTTTTAACGGTTATTTTGGCTCAGCTTTTTATTAGTGCAACTCATCTTACCGGATTAGGTACCGAGGATGCTGCACTTTTACTAACATTTAAGGGCGGCGATATCGATGTGAAATCGTTAATAATTGCCGGTATTGTTATTAGTGTCATTGGTGTAATAGATGATATAGCTATTGCACAAGTTGGTTTTGTTGAAAGTATAAAAAAGAGTAATCCCAAGATAAAAACGGAGGAACTTTATAAACAGTCCATTCAGATGGGGCGTGACCACATTGCATCCATGATTAATACACTAGTTCTTGTATATGCAGGTGGATCTTTGAGTACACTTCTTTTAATAATCGACAATCCCAAACCGATTTCCGAATTTATAAACTACGAGTTTCTTGTAGATCAAATAGTAAGAACCCTTGTAGGAAGTCTTGGGCTTGTAATTGGTGTTCCAATAACAACCTTTGCTGCAATGGTTGCTTATGACGATAATATACCTAAAGAAAAAAATGAAGCTGGATTTTAA
- a CDS encoding YibE/F family protein: protein MKLDFKRFLNDKLLKRLIIAVLVLIFGYVFTLTPIGDFWLKADSESSYIYGTIVSVEENIICPDGINNSCNEYIVDSFGDLGEVSFVEDPQNSYRLNALDLSVGTKVALYKGAGSDLFFYDVYRVPYLAMLGIILVAVLIFISGIQGFNSLLALILSTIIVLALGISLIGKGVHPFWVISIVGFLVIFITTFGGHGFNNRSLVAFVSSLLVLWFAYFMAVWFSSFARLTGYPYQRASYLIQDIGLYSNLSHILHVSFVVGVLGLLDDVTMSQINVTYEIMQNSKFKRNVFKVFAQSMRTGNDHIASMVNTLSFAYISSAFAEIMWYVLDGWTLKEIFTPEFLAEECVRTIVGSIAIVLIIPVATMLAALWFKDSTRN from the coding sequence ATGAAGCTGGATTTTAAAAGGTTTTTAAACGACAAACTTCTTAAACGATTAATAATTGCGGTGCTGGTTCTAATTTTCGGATACGTGTTTACGCTTACTCCCATTGGAGATTTTTGGCTCAAAGCGGATTCCGAGTCATCCTACATTTATGGAACAATTGTTTCAGTCGAAGAAAATATTATCTGTCCCGATGGAATAAACAACAGTTGCAACGAATACATTGTAGATAGTTTTGGAGATTTAGGTGAAGTTTCCTTCGTTGAGGATCCTCAAAATAGTTATCGGTTAAATGCATTGGACTTATCTGTTGGCACGAAAGTTGCATTATATAAGGGTGCCGGCTCGGACTTGTTTTTTTATGATGTTTATCGAGTACCTTACCTTGCAATGCTTGGAATAATTCTTGTTGCCGTACTTATTTTTATATCGGGAATTCAAGGATTTAACTCACTTTTGGCGCTTATTCTATCCACAATAATTGTGCTTGCATTGGGAATATCACTTATTGGTAAAGGAGTTCATCCTTTCTGGGTCATTTCAATTGTAGGATTTCTTGTCATATTTATAACTACATTTGGCGGACACGGATTTAACAATCGATCACTTGTTGCTTTTGTATCTTCACTTCTGGTTTTATGGTTTGCCTATTTTATGGCTGTATGGTTTTCTTCCTTTGCACGGCTTACAGGATATCCATACCAGCGGGCATCATATCTTATTCAAGATATTGGCTTGTATTCAAATCTTTCTCATATACTTCACGTGAGCTTTGTGGTTGGCGTGTTAGGGCTTCTTGATGACGTAACGATGAGTCAGATAAACGTAACTTACGAAATAATGCAAAATTCTAAATTCAAGCGAAATGTATTTAAAGTTTTTGCACAGTCTATGCGTACAGGAAATGACCACATTGCATCGATGGTAAACACGTTAAGTTTTGCATATATTTCAAGCGCATTCGCCGAGATAATGTGGTATGTCCTTGATGGATGGACACTTAAAGAGATATTCACTCCGGAATTTCTTGCAGAAGAGTGTGTTAGAACAATTGTGGGAAGTATAGCAATTGTGCTTATTATCCCTGTTGCAACAATGCTGGCTGCACTTTGGTTTAAAGACTCAACCCGTAATTAA
- a CDS encoding threonylcarbamoyl-AMP synthase, translating to MKKISNILPDFKERQQKRYVTQDYQSIGLHIAATLNDPQNKSTYIRLAMKERSDLLEAAMRFVSDYPKRENTVALFLWKLKELKRVHKVIPYDKTRALELATELLLNNKLLIFPTDTVYGIGCRLYSEKAIDKLYKAKKRSKLQPTAILIADKEEMLRITPLRSPVLDRLMGEFWPGQLTIIVPVGSPELYPKAILNRKAQTIGVRLPNHTFTRELIRKVGEPIVASSANEKGAPPPGGFNEIDPKIIDKVDLVIKDPKTKIKNKPSTIVEILSDGTLNILREGDIGKALITG from the coding sequence ATGAAAAAAATATCTAACATTTTGCCCGACTTTAAAGAACGGCAACAAAAACGTTATGTAACACAAGATTATCAATCAATTGGGCTTCATATCGCGGCAACTCTTAACGATCCCCAAAACAAGTCAACATATATTCGCCTTGCAATGAAAGAACGATCAGACCTTTTGGAAGCCGCAATGCGCTTTGTATCCGACTACCCTAAACGGGAAAACACGGTTGCTTTATTCTTGTGGAAGCTTAAGGAATTAAAACGAGTTCACAAGGTAATACCCTATGACAAAACCAGAGCACTCGAGTTAGCAACCGAGCTTTTACTAAATAACAAGCTTTTAATCTTTCCAACCGATACAGTTTATGGAATTGGCTGCAGGTTATATAGTGAAAAAGCAATAGACAAACTCTACAAAGCCAAAAAACGGTCAAAACTACAACCAACAGCAATTCTTATTGCAGACAAAGAAGAAATGCTAAGAATAACACCGCTTAGATCTCCCGTACTCGACCGGCTCATGGGCGAATTCTGGCCGGGACAACTTACAATTATTGTTCCAGTTGGAAGTCCCGAACTGTACCCTAAAGCTATCCTAAACAGAAAGGCTCAAACAATTGGAGTTCGACTCCCGAATCATACATTTACGAGGGAACTTATCCGTAAGGTTGGAGAACCTATTGTTGCCTCATCTGCAAACGAGAAAGGAGCTCCCCCACCGGGAGGCTTTAACGAGATTGACCCCAAAATAATCGACAAAGTCGATCTTGTAATTAAGGATCCAAAAACCAAAATTAAGAATAAGCCTTCAACTATTGTAGAGATACTTTCGGATGGTACTTTAAATATTCTTCGGGAAGGTGATATAGGCAAAGCCTTAATTACGGGTTGA
- the trpS gene encoding tryptophan--tRNA ligase, with protein MKKRILTGDRPTGKLHLGHYVGSLLQRVELQDEYEQFVIVADIQALTDNFDNPKKVQENVFELALDYMAVGIDPTKSTIFIQSQIPAIAELFIYFANFVSIEQLSHNPTIKTELAEKSQTKEAFKDSTPLGFYVYPVHQVADIMCVNADLVPVGEDQVPHVELTRDIVRKFNKMYKTDFFHEPKAKVTNLGRLPGTDGQGKMSKSIGNCIYLSDDSETVKAKVMKMYTDPSRIKATDPGKVEGNPVFIYHDAFNPNKSEVAELKERYTKGTVGDVEVKEKLFNALDEFLTPIRQKRTELEKKPDFVMDVLHEGTKKVRTISNEIVEKTRDIIGLRY; from the coding sequence ATGAAAAAGCGAATACTCACTGGCGACCGACCAACAGGAAAACTCCATTTGGGCCATTATGTAGGTTCACTCTTGCAGCGAGTCGAGCTTCAAGATGAATATGAGCAGTTTGTAATTGTAGCTGACATTCAAGCTTTAACAGACAACTTTGACAACCCTAAAAAAGTCCAAGAAAATGTGTTTGAGCTAGCTCTCGACTATATGGCAGTGGGAATCGACCCTACCAAATCTACAATATTTATACAATCGCAAATTCCTGCAATCGCAGAGCTTTTTATATATTTTGCAAACTTCGTATCTATAGAACAGCTGTCGCATAATCCAACAATAAAAACTGAACTCGCCGAAAAAAGTCAAACCAAAGAAGCTTTCAAAGATAGTACACCACTTGGATTCTATGTGTACCCGGTACATCAGGTAGCCGACATAATGTGTGTAAATGCCGATCTGGTTCCCGTTGGCGAAGACCAAGTTCCACATGTAGAATTAACTCGTGACATTGTCCGCAAATTTAACAAGATGTATAAAACAGACTTCTTTCATGAACCAAAAGCCAAAGTAACTAATTTGGGACGATTACCTGGTACTGACGGACAGGGTAAAATGAGTAAAAGCATTGGAAATTGCATATATTTGTCAGATGATTCCGAAACCGTAAAAGCGAAAGTCATGAAAATGTATACTGATCCAAGTAGAATAAAGGCCACGGATCCCGGAAAAGTTGAAGGAAACCCGGTATTTATTTATCATGATGCATTTAACCCAAATAAGTCAGAGGTAGCCGAACTTAAGGAAAGATACACAAAAGGCACCGTGGGTGATGTAGAGGTAAAAGAAAAACTGTTTAATGCACTTGACGAATTCTTAACACCAATCCGACAAAAGCGCACAGAACTTGAAAAGAAACCCGATTTCGTAATGGATGTCTTACATGAAGGTACAAAAAAAGTGCGCACAATAAGCAACGAAATCGTTGAAAAGACAAGAGACATAATAGGATTACGATATTAA